The window AAGAAAATGCGGCAATATTGTTACCTGAGTTCGACAGTCAGGAAGTAATTTATAAAGGAATTATTAGCGATTTGCAAGAGGCTGAAATATTGCTTTCTAAATCAAAAAACGAATATAAAAATATATACGATGAAGCTGACCTATATTATCAGGGTGATCCTGAAAAATGGCTGAAATTTGCAAATTCACTTCAGTTGCGATATTACATGCGTTTATCTGAAAAGCTGCCTGAATTTGCTGAACAGGGAATACATAATATTGTAAATAATAATAAACTTATTTTCGAAAGTGTTGAGGATGATGCTGATATGGGTTTCGTGGGAAGTCTTGGGAGTGATTCCTGGCCAACAACAGCTGAGTTTGATCCGGACTCTATTTATTTTAACCAGAAACAAATGTGTTCTACCTTTGTTGAAAAACTTAGGCAATTAAACGATAGCAGATTGAGTGTTTGGGCAGATCCGATTAAGGTGCCAACCGTATTAGATGCGGAACATAAATATTCGATTAAAGATACGATATCAGAAGGAGTCAGATATCTTTGGCCGGAAGAATTCGATCTTGAAATGATTAATACTAACTCTGATTATGTTGGTATACCACCAAGTTTACAAGTGTCGTATACATATAATTATAACACAGATTCAAAAGCTCCGATTGGACATAATTTATTTGTTTCACATTTAAATATAATGTATTCCGGAGCCGATGGAGAATTATTAAAAGCCAGATTGATGACTTACAGCGAAGTGAATTTTATACTTGCAGAGGCCGCACAAAGAGGATGGATTTCAAATGGAGAAAATTACTATAATCTGGCAGTAGAAGCTTCTTTCACTACATGGGGCAGGTCTGGTGATTATTCCGACTATATTTCTCAACCCGAAGTTGCTTTTGATGCAAGTTTGGAACGAATCATAGAACAAAAATGGATTTCGTTATGGTCGTCTGCACAAGAATCCTGGTTTGATTATCGCAGAACAGGCTTCCCGGTTTTGCAGGCAGGTCCGTATGCTCAACGTAATGTATTGCCCCTTAGGTTTGTTTATGGGCAGAATGAAGTTGAAGCGAATAATGAAAATTATCAAAAGGCATTGTTAAACCTGGTGTTAACCGCCGAATCTGAAGGTGAAACGGATAGTCCGTGGTCTAAAATGTGGCTGTTGCAGTGAACAGGGTAAAAGATAAAAGATACCTGCCTGCGTGACTCAGTCAGGCAGGAAAGACAAAAGACAAAAGATAAAAGATAAAGGAAATAAGATAAAGGAAATAAGATAAAAGAAGAAAGTGCTTTATTTAGACAAGGAATAGGGCTTGTCGGAATCTTCAGTGCCTCTATTCTTATTCGGTTTATCACTCATTTCGAAAACCAGGGTAGAACCATTTATAATATCGTTATGAGAAATATAGTTTTTGCTGTATTTCTTTCCGTTTAGTTTTACATTTTTTATATAAACATTATTTGCCGTATTATTTTTTGTCTTAACAGTAAAAACTTTACCGTTTTTAAGGTTTATTTTGACCTCGTCAAATATAGGACTGCCAATTGAGTATTGAGGAATTCCGGGAGTAACAGGGTAGAACCCAATGGCACTGAATATATACCACGACGATAACGATCCCATATCTTCATTTCCGCATAATCCACCTGCACCACTTTGATACATCATATCCATAAGCTGTCTTACTCTTTGTTGTGTCTTCCATGGTTGTTTGCTGTAGTTGTACAGATATGCAACATGATGCGATGGCTGGTTTCCCTGAACATACTGACCTAAAGTTCCCACAACTCCTACATATTTTGGAGAGCTTACATCTGTGCTCATTTCGAAGAATGTATCAAGCTTCTTTGTAAATTTATCATCGCTCTCAAACAGATTTATAAGTCCGTTTACATCGTGCTGTACCGACCAAATATACTGCCATGCATTAGATTCGGTGTAGTGCCTGTTGGGGCGTCTTCCAATTATCAGAGGATCGAAATATCTGTAGTAACTGTGCTCTCCGTTTTTTACAATGCTTTGTTCATTATTTCCAATTTCTTCAAGCCAGTTGCCGTTCTCTTTTCGCGGTCGCATAAATTCAGTTTCAGCATCCCATACATTTTTATAATTCAGAGCTCTTTTGTTAAATGCTTTTTTATCGTCCTCCTTTTCTAAATTTTCCGCTAATTGAGCAATACACCAGTCGTCGTAAGCCAACTCTAAAGTGTTTGGAACTGCTTCAGTAACCTTGTCAATTGGAGCATATCCTAGTTTTTTGTAATAATCCAAGCCCGATCGTCCTGCATATTCGGGTATAGGAGCTCTAGGATTTTCGTTGGCCTTTTTTATAATAGCTCCGTATAAAAAGTCAATATCATAATCTCTAAATCCTTTTATATATGCATCGGTTATTATTGGAATTAAATGATCGCCAACCATTGCCTCTCCAAAAACATTCATAAAGTGTTGGGCAGGTAACCAACCGTAATTCTTCACTTTTTCTTCAATCGATTTTATATAATCGTTTATATCTTCAGGTTTTATAATTGTTAACAATGGGTGTTGGGTGCGATAAGTATCCCAGCATGAAAATGATCCGTAAAAGTTAAAATTATTTGCCGTGTGTATTTTTTTATCCGATCCAAAATATTTCCCGTCAACATCCTGAGAAATGTATTGCGACAGAAGAGAATGATACATTGCCGTGTAGAATATCTCCTTTTGGTCTTCTGTTCCGCCTTTAACTTCAATTTTCTGTAACTCTTTTATCCAGATATTTTTTGCTTCTTCTTTTGTTTTTTCAAAATCCCAATGGGTTATTTCGGTATTCAAATTGTTTTTTGCTCCCTCTATACTTACGTATGATATTCCTATTTTTAGTAATATTTCTTCGTTATTCTCAGTGTTAAATTGAAGAAAAGCACCGATGTTAGTTCCGCTTTCCTCGTTTTTATATGGAAAAATACCGTGACCCGATTCCGGTGCAACAAAATCAGAATCGAAAGTTCCGAAGTATTTTACCGGCTTGCTCAATTCTATAGCAAAATATACGGTACCCAAGCCCGAAGCTCTTTGTCCTTCGATATTAGTTTTATTGATTATTTTTATTCTGCTGGACGAATCTGATTTAGCATCTCCGAGTTGATGACCCAAATCGATTATAATTCTTGAATTACCGGATTTAGGAAATGTGTATTTATGAAAAGCTGCTCTTTGAGTTGTTGTAAGTTCAACATTTACATCGTAGTCTAAAAGTTTTACCTGATAATATCCGGGAGAAGATTTTTCCTTTTCATGACTGTAGCATGATCTGTATCCTGTATCGGGATTTTCTTCGCTTCCCGGTGTAATTCTTAATTTATTGTCAACAGTGGGCATGATTAATACGTCACCTCCATTTGTCATACCAACACCATTCCAGTGAGTGTGACTAAAACCAATTATACTACTTGACTGATACACATATCCTGCAGCATTGTTCCATCCCTGTGTAGCAACGTCGGGGCTGAGGTGTATCATGCCATTTGGCAGAGCAGGACCGGGAAAAGTATGACCAAAGAATTCGGTGCCAAGAAATGGGTTTATATATTCTACTGCAGTTTTATCCTGAGAGAACAAAATTGTACTCATTAAAAGGCTAATTGATACAAAGATAGTTTTGCAAGTTTTCATAATAGTTGGTTAATCAGCATTATGTACGTACAAACATAATTAATGTAGAATAAATGGAGTGTTAATATTATTTAGGTTTTATGTAAAATTCTGTAACTATACTAATGTAAAATTAAGTTAATTTAAATTTCGTAATTTAATTCAGCTAAAACTAACTTCTAAATGAGATATTTACTCTTTATTTTATTTAATATTATTCTTTCAACGATATCTTTTGCTCAAGATACTTATAAGGATATTCCATTTTTACAGGAAAGAGTACATTTTTATAAATCTTTATATAAATCATCACCAAAAAAAGCTGTATGCGACCGTAATGGGAGTATTCAGGTTTTATCGGGAGGCAAACTTCACAAACCTTATAAAGAAATATTAATTCCCGATAAGAAGTATTTGCCAATTTACGATATGAATATTTCGGATGTAATTTTATATAAAAATCAATTTGTATATCTCACAGATAAAGCGGTTTTGAGTAATGCTTGGGCAGGTAAACTATATATTGAATATTCACTTGACAGTGCATACGCTTTTGCGGGTGGAGATAACTATAGTTTTTTGATAGCAAACAATAACTCATTGGAATTTGTTTCATCAGAAGGTAAAAACATGTCTGAATCTTTAAAAAAGTATTCAGAAGTAATCGAAATTAAATTTGACACGAAAAACAGTTCCTTCCTTATTCTGACATCAAATGAATTATTGGAATATCAATCGGAAAAAAATAAGCTCAAAAAGATAATTAATGGAGATAAGTATAGAGGTTTCGAAATAAGGAAGAATGGTGATGTAGTAATTGCCACAGAGGAAGGTTATTTTGTTTATAACAGAAATAAAAATACCAATTCTGCAATTAATAAAGATTTGCCATGTAACCGTCTTAATTCAGTTACTGAAATTGATGGAAATCTCTGGTTTGCCTCTGATAAAGGTGCTTTTATGCTCCGTGATGACGGGAAGTTTAACTATTATGCATCACGTAGGTGGTTGATGGACAATAAGGTCACAGATATTGCAAAGGGGGAAAACAATTCAATACTGATACTTAGCGAAAAGGGACTTTCACAAATTAATTTTGAAGAGACTACCCTCTATTCAAAGGCGATGTATTTCGAAAATCAGGTTAGAAAACGTCATATACGTAATGGATTTAATTGCGATTCCTATGTAATGGATGTATACGGAGATCTAAGTAGCGGATATATGGTTGATTCTGATAACGATGGTTTATGGACTTCGATGTATCTGGCAAGTCAGTTGTTCAGATACAAAGTTACCGGTAGTGAAGAAGCATTGCTTAATGCTTTGGAATCGTTTGATGCCATGGAGCGCCTAAACGATATAAACGGAATTAAAGGTTTCCCTTCGCGTTCTTTTGAGCGTAGTTCTTATGCAAAACACGGACGTGAAAACTGGCATCAGGCTGATGATGAAAAGTGGGAATGGAAGGGTACAACAAGCAGTGATGAAGCTGTGGGACACTATCTGGCTTTTTCTATGGTACTTGAATTTGTTGATGATGAGGATGTTAAAAAAAGAGCATTGAAGCTCTTACTGGAAATGACCGATCACATAATTGATAACGATTTATATTATGTAGATGTCGATGGTAAGCCAACAAGGTGGGGACGCTGGAATCCTGATTATGTTAATAAATTTAATAAAAGTGTTGGCGATCGTAAGCTTAATTCTTCAAATATTATAGCTTTTTTACAGGCTGCATATCATTTTTCCGGTGATGAGAAATATAAGACTAAAGCCTATGAGTTGATTGACAATTATGGTTATTTAGAAAACCTTAGCGTAGCAATGTCTGAAATAGGAGTTGTTGATTTTGAAGATAAAGAAAGTCAGGATCTGTCTGATTCATGGAATCATTCTGATGATGAAATGTATTTTTTGAGTTATTGGTATCTATACCGATATGCTTTTAATGATAAGCTAAAAGCTAAATACTATGATGTAATAAAAGATCATTGGAATATTGAAAGACCCGAAAAGGACGGTTTGTGGAATTTGTCTTATGCTTTGATTGGGGCAGAAGAGTTCGATTTAGATAATACAATATGGTATTTAAAAGAATTTCCATTAGATATGATATCATGGAGTATTAATAATTCCGGTAGAAAAGACCTTGAGTTTTTACCTGATAATTTCCGGGAGCAAACTACATCACATGTTTTACCTCCTGACGAAAGACCGGTTTTTAAACATAACACAAACACTTTCACTCTGGATTCGGGAGATGAAGGAAGAGTAGAATACAGTGGAGATATTTATCTTTTACCATATTGGATGGGTAGGTATTTGGGAGTGATTTCAGAACCGAAAAATAAATAGTGCCGACCAAACAAACGGCTTAATTAATTCGCGCATTCGTGGCTAAAAAAATGAAAGGAAAATTTAAGTTAGTATTGCTATTGCTGATTTTGCAAATTTCATCATGTGGCAAAAAGGAAGTAAGTATTAATTCGGAAGTGATTAATTTAGAAAACAATTGGCAATTAACTTCAAGTGAAAACATTAACGAGGCAAACGGCAGGCAGATTTCTACTTTAGAATATAGAACTGAAAACTGGAACAATGCGGTTGTTCCCGGAACGGTTATGGGTAGTTTGGTTGCCGATAGTGTGATAATCGATCCGTATTTTGGATTGAACCTTAAGAAAATAGATAGAGAGCAATTTAAAAAATCTTGGTGGTACAGAAACGAGTTCGAAATTAAAAATTATATAAAAGAGCAGCATGTCAACCTTAGATTCAACGGAATAAATTACCGTGCAAATTTGTGGCTAAACGGTAAAAAAGTAGCAAATAAGGAAGATTTTGCAGGAGCATTTAGAATTTTTTCATTCGATATATCTAAATATGTAAAACCGGGGAAAAATGTACTTGCCATTGAGTTGTTTCCTCCTGATGACGGGGAATATACTATAGGCTTTGTCGATTGGAATCCTATTCCTCCCGACCGCAATATGGGAATATTTCGGGAAGTTTATTTGGAAATAAATAATGGAGTAAAACTAAGAAGTCCTTTTGTAGCTTCAAAAGTAGATATCGAATCAAAATCGGATGCAGAACTATTGATACAGACAATAGTTGAAAACAATACAGATAAAACAGTTGAAGGAATACTCAAGGCAGATTTCGAATTAGGAAATATCGAAAAAGAAATCACCCTAAAACCACATTCAAAAAACAACATAAGTTTTACTTCTTCGGAGTTCGATTTATTAAAAGTGAGTAAAATAAAGCTCTGGTGGCCAAACGGAATGGGAGAACCAAATCTCTATGACCTAAATATTGAATTCAGAGAGAACAATAAAATACTTGATGTTGTAACAAGTAAATACGGTATCAGGGAAGTAGAAAGCTACCTGAATGATAAAGGAAACAGGGGTTTTAAAATTAATGGAGAATTTGTTCTTATACGCGGTGGTGGATGGGTAGACGATTTATTGTTACAGGATACACAAGAGAGTATTCAGTCTCAGATAGAATATGTAAAGCAAATGAACCTGAACACAATCCGTTTGGAGGGTATTTGGGGAAAGGATAAAACAATCTACGATTTGTGCGATCAGAACGGTATTCTGATAATGGCCGGTTGGAGCTGTCAGTGGGAGTGGCAGGAATATTTGTTAAAAGAAACTCATGAAAAATATGGGGGAGCTACAAATTCAGAGGATGTTAAGCTGTTGACTGAATACATGAAAGATCAGGTGATTTGGTTGAGAAATCACCCAAGTATTTTTGTATGGATGTTGGGTAGTGATAAACTTCCGGCACCTAATCTAGAGAAAAATTACATCGATATTTTCAATGAATATGATAATTTACGGCCTTATGTCACTTCTGCCGGAGGAGTAGGAAGTGAAAGTAATGTTGTAGCGGAAGCAACTTTGATAAGTGATATTAGTGGTCCAACCGGAATGAAAATGCTGGGACCTTATGCATATACTCCCCCTGTATATTGGTATAAAGATACAACTCATGGCGGAGCTTATGGTTTCAATACCGAAACATGCCCGGGTCCCAATGTTCCTCCTCTGAGTTCGTTGAAAAAGATGATTCCTGAAGATAAGTTATGGCCGCAAAGCAAAGAGGATTGGGAGTATCACGCAGGGAGAAATGCATTTAGTACATTAGACAGGTATAATAAGGCTATTGAAAAGCGTTATGGGAAGCCGGAAAGTATAGAGGAATATGCTTTTAAAGCCCAGATAATGAATTATGAATTGATGCGACCTATGTTCGAAGCATTCAGGGTAAATGCTCCAGAAAGCACGGGACTGATTCAGTGGATGCTCAATTCTTCATGGCCTGAAACATATTGGCAGTTATACGATTCGTATCTGCAGCCTAATGGAGCTTACTATGCCACTAAGAAAGCTAATAATCCGCTTCATGCAGTTTATCGTTATGGCTTTGATGATATTTATCTGATTAATGAAAGGTTAGATAGTATAGATAATCTGAAAATGGAAATCAAAGTATTTGATAAAAGTTCTGATATTATTTATGAAAGCATATGGAATGGGAGTATAGAAAAGAGTAAGTCTAAATTTATACTTAAATTACCGAAGGGCTTATCTAAAAACGAGTTGTACTTTTTAGATTTAAGTTTGTTAAACGATCAAGGTGAAAAAATAGAAAGTAATTTTTATTGGCTGTCTGCAAAAAGGGATATCTTGGATTATTCTGCGGGAAAAAAGCTGGAATGGGAGTACTATACACCAACAAAACAATATGCCGATTTTACAGCTGTAAATAATATGGAATTAGCCCATATTGATTTATCAACAGAGCTTAAGCAGGGAGAAGTTAATGAGCTAACGGTGAAATTAAAGAATACTTCAGATAAAATAGCATTTTTCATTTATCTCGATTTAATAGACATGAACGGAGAATCTGTTTTACCAATAAACTGGAGTGATAATTACATAAGTATTTTATCTAAAGATTCAGTTAATTTATCTGCACGATGGAAGTCAGACAAAACTGATTATAAGGTGATAATTAGGGGTGTAAATGTAGAAACAATTGAAAAAACTTTGAAATAAGATGATGAAGATATTGAAATTTACAGGGTTATTGCTGCTGTTAGTTTTTATTTCAGCAATTGTTTTTGTGACTTATAATTGGCGGGACCGTCATCCGGATTACAATCTGGACTTGTTGATTATTCCTGAAGAAGAGAAATCTGAAATAATGGTAGGTGCTTCTGCTCAGCCAATAACAGTAGACATTGTCGATACCTGGAATGATGTAAATTCAGATGCTAAATTTAAGCCGGAAGACGGAGATACTTATAACGATAATAATAAAAATGGAAAGTTCGATGTATACTGGATAGCCGGATTTGATAATAAACGTGCAGCAAATGGGGTACACGATGATGTTTGGGCAAGAACCGTTGTTATTGACGATGGAAACAGCAGAATAGCTATTGTATCTGTTGATGCGATTGGGTTTATGATAGACGATGTAATTGATGTGCGTAAGTCGATAGAGAAAGAATTAAATATAGACTACTGCATAATAGCCAGTACTCATACACATGAATCAAACGATTTGATTGGGATTTGGGGTTCCGGTCTAACTCAGTCAGGTGTTGATGAGGAGAACATGAATTATGTTAAAGAGCAAATTAAGAGGTCGGTTAAAGAAGCCGTAGAGTCAATGCAAACTGCAGAACTTCACATAGCGCAAGACCTTGTAAGTGGCGATAAATGGGTTGATGATTCCAGAAAACCTATTGTGAAAGATAGTGGAATAAGACTTATCAGAGCGGTTAATCCGGATAAAGGAAATACAATTGCAACCTTGATGTTCTGGGCAAATCATCCGGAAACACTTTGGAATAAAAATCTTCAAATAAGTTCTGATTTTCCACATTATTACCGTGAGTTTGTAGAAGATGGAATTTACAAAAATGACACTTTGATTAAAAAAGGATTGGGAGGAATAGCAATTTATTTCAATGGTTCTGTAGGAGGGTTAATGACTACACGACCCCAGAATGAGATTAAAGATCTTGTAAGTGATTCGATTTATGATAAAGCGGGCTTTCCAAAAATAGAGGCCCAAGGAAGAAACTTGGCTTTAGTATCGCTTGATGCTTTGGAAAATCCGGATACCGTACTGAAAAGATCAAATATAAAATTACGTGCAAAAAGTATTCTTCTACCATTGGAAAATAATACATTTAAAATGGCTTCAGCTATTGGTTTACTTCGCAGAGGGATGTCGGGTTATATGAAGATGAAGAGCGAGGTAGCAATTATGGAAATAGGTCCTTTATCTATAGTAACGATTCCCGGAGAATCTTACCCCGAATTAGTTAATGGAGGAGTAGCTGCCCCTGAAGGAAATGATTTTAATTATACTTCCGTTAAACATAGATCTATCAGAGAAATGATGAATGGAAAATATAAAGTAGTTATAGGTTTGGCAAATGATGAAATTGGCTATATAATTCCAAAAAGTCAATGGGATGTAGAAGCGCCTTATGCTTATGAAAGGGAAAGTTCTCAGTATGGTGAAGGGAATTCTTTTGGCCCGGAAACAGCCGTAATTATTTGTAGGGAAATTGAAGGGATTATTGATGATTTAGATAAAAAGTAGCTATAATATCGACTAAAACTATAAGATGAGGAAGATTTTAAAAATAGTATCAATTATAATTATTTCACTATTTGTATTAGTGTTCTTCTCTATTGATAAGATATCTTTTAAACCCTATTTCGAAACAGAGCATTACGCTAAGACAATAGAAGCTTTTAAAGAAAGTAAAAATGTAGAGGCAGAAGGGAAATTATATGCAGGTTTTTCGTCAGTAAACATTACTCCCGATACAATATCTAATATTCCTTTAGCCGGTTTTGGGAATCGTGAAGGAAAGGAAATGGAAGGAGTTCATGACAGTACCTTTGCTAAATCTATCGCAATACAAGTGGAGGACAAACTTGTGGTAATGTGCTCTGTAGATATGCTTATTATTCCTTTGGAAGTAAGTGAAAATGTTTATTCCGAACTTGAAAAATATAATATTAGCTCTAATCAGGTTTATTTCTCAGCAACACATACGCACTCGGGTATTGGTTCATGGGGAAAGGGAATTGTTGGAGAAATGTTTGCAGGTGCTTATAATGAGTTGGTAGTAGATAAGATTGTTAAAGGAATAGTAAAGTCCATATCCGGAGCAATTTCCGACTTAAAAGCATCATCATTTTCTCATTCCGGATTCGAAGCACCACAACTTGTAAAAAACAGATTAGTTGGCGATAAGGGAGAAGAGAACAGCGGGTGTTCTTTTCTGTATTTCAGGCAGGATAATGGCAAGACTGCAATTATATCCTCTTTTTCTGCGCACCCTACAGTTTTGGGAGGGAGTAATATGCTTTTAAGTGCCGATTATCCGGGCTATTTGCAACGAAAACTTGAGGGAAACGGAGTAGATATGGCAATGTTTTTTGCCGGAGGAGTGGGAAGTCACGGACCTGAAGGTTTAGGCGATAATTTTGCAAAAGCAGAGTATATCGGTAATACACTAGCCGATAGTGTTTTGCTTAAAATTAAGAATATAGAAGTTGAACATCAAGTAAAGCTTAAAGCACTTACTGCAGAAGTGTTTTTACCAAAGTTAAAAATGAGATTAAGTGATGATTATCAATTGAGTAATTTTTGGAGCAAAAAGTTATTAGATGAATCTGAAAGAGTATATGTTCAGTCGCTTGTATTAAGTAATTTTGTATTGATAACTACACCAGCTGATTTTAGTGGAGAATTAGCTCTAAATATTTCAAATTCACTTTATAAAAAAGGTTACTATTCAGTAATTTCAAGTTTTAATGGCGATTATATTGGTTATGCTGTACCATTAAAATATTATCACTTACAAGAGTACGAAACCCATACCATGTCGTGGTATGGACCGTATATGGGAGAGTATTTTAGTGATGTTATTTTAAGACTGAGTAATGGGTTATGAGGTTATTGGAGTGATTTTAAAGTCATAAAAAGTAGCTCTAAAACCGTTACCCTTAGGACAAGATGCCATCATGCCAACCATTATTTTTACATTTTTGGGGAAGTAGGATATATTACTCATTTGATATTTTTTACCATCGCTAGAGTAGTAAATTTCTATTGCATCTCTTTTTCTGATAGCTTTAATTCAAATCGATTTAGGATTTGAATTTAAAATATTTACACTCCAGTTACTGAATTCTCTGGTAGTAACGGTACTGTAATTGTATACCTCATTTACGTATTCAATACCTGTTTTGATCCAGTTTTTTTCATCAATTCTAAACATTAATCCCATTTGATCGTAAAGCGAATTATACTCTCCGGTGATTTTCACTCTTACTTCGAACTCTCCTTCAATTTCAGTATAATAAAATGGACCGTTATCAGCTATAAATCCGTAATGAGTAATTTGCCAGTAATCTGTTTTTGGAGGAACATTTACTATTAACTTATTATTTTCTAAGTTCCAGTTTCCGGGTTCGTTATGCCATTTCATTTTTTTATCAGCTTTTTAGTAAAGCTATGAAATGGCTTTTATTTTAATTTATGAATATTAGCATAATTATGTAGAATATTTTCATAGAGCTAATAATTCACAACTTTATACTAAAAAAGAAGAAGTATAATTTGCTGTCATAGTTTTTCTTTGTTAATGGCCGTAATAGTTTCCGGTTTATAAAGCAAGAAGATTATGAAGTCGATAATATACTTTTTTTTAATAATTCTTTTACTGTCAACATCAGTATATAGCCAGAAAACAGAGCAATTTATTTTCCCTCTGCAAAACACCTATGTCCATGCGAGTTCTATTGTAGAATTACCCAATGGCGATTTGCTTGCCTGTTGGTTTGAAGGCGATGGAGAACGGAACTCTAATAACAACAGAATTAACGGTGCAAGGCTTAGAAAGGGTAAAAAAGAATGGAGCGATAAATTCCTAATGGCCGATTATCCCGATCATCCCGATTGTAACCCTGTTTTATTTGTAGATAGAAATGAACAATTGTACCTGTTTTGGGTAATTGTGCGGGCAAACAGATGGGAAAGCTCTGTTATAGAGTATAGAACAAGCACAAATTACAAAAGCAAAGGAGCTCCAAAATGGAATTGGCAGGATGTTATGTTATTAAAACCCGGAGAAGAATTTGCCGAAACAATTAAAAAATCGTTCGACGAGCGGGAAGGTCCGGATTATTCCTGGGCTGAATATGCCCGCAAGTACGAAGATATGCTTTATGAAGCGGCTGTGGATAAGAAAAAAAGAACTACAGGCTGGATGCCACGAATTCATCCTCTACAGTTAGAAAACGGACGAATATTGCTTCCTCTTTATTCCGATGGTTACAATTTATCGCTTGTTGCGATATCTGATGATGATGGGAAATCGTGGCAAAGTTCTCTTCCAATTGTCAGTAGAGGAGGAGTACAGCCAAGTTTAGTTGAAAATAAGGAAGGTAACATAATAGCATTTTTACGGGATAACGGCGATTCGCCAGGGAGAGTAATGATTTCTGAATCGAAAGATAATGGTTATACATGGACGCACGCTAAAAAATCAGAAGTGCCCAATCCGGGTACAAGTGTTGAGGTTATAAAGTTAAAGTCGGGAAATTGGTTGATGGTTTATAACGATGTTGAAGATGGAAGGAATTCGTTTGCCGTAAGTATTTCTTCAGATGAAGGAAAAACATGGGGGCGAACAAAGCATTTAGAAAAGGTAGATAAAGGTAATGGCCGATTTGCATATCCGTCGGTTATTCAGAATAGGAAGGGTATTATTCATATTACTTATTCCTATCATGTAGGGGGAAATAAATCGATAAAGCATGTGAGTTTTAATGAGAATTGGATAACTGAGTAGATTATGAGTTTTAAAAAGATATTGAGTTTATTACATGTATTGCTTCTAACGTTGAATGTTTTAGCTCAAACAACCTTTGAGAATGGAAGACTTATTTATTCGGCTGATGAATTAGAAAATGGTGAATTTATAAAGGAATTTATGCTGATTGGACCTTTTTCAAATTCATTGTCTGATGGTG of the Bacteroidota bacterium genome contains:
- a CDS encoding GH92 family glycosyl hydrolase: MKTCKTIFVSISLLMSTILFSQDKTAVEYINPFLGTEFFGHTFPGPALPNGMIHLSPDVATQGWNNAAGYVYQSSSIIGFSHTHWNGVGMTNGGDVLIMPTVDNKLRITPGSEENPDTGYRSCYSHEKEKSSPGYYQVKLLDYDVNVELTTTQRAAFHKYTFPKSGNSRIIIDLGHQLGDAKSDSSSRIKIINKTNIEGQRASGLGTVYFAIELSKPVKYFGTFDSDFVAPESGHGIFPYKNEESGTNIGAFLQFNTENNEEILLKIGISYVSIEGAKNNLNTEITHWDFEKTKEEAKNIWIKELQKIEVKGGTEDQKEIFYTAMYHSLLSQYISQDVDGKYFGSDKKIHTANNFNFYGSFSCWDTYRTQHPLLTIIKPEDINDYIKSIEEKVKNYGWLPAQHFMNVFGEAMVGDHLIPIITDAYIKGFRDYDIDFLYGAIIKKANENPRAPIPEYAGRSGLDYYKKLGYAPIDKVTEAVPNTLELAYDDWCIAQLAENLEKEDDKKAFNKRALNYKNVWDAETEFMRPRKENGNWLEEIGNNEQSIVKNGEHSYYRYFDPLIIGRRPNRHYTESNAWQYIWSVQHDVNGLINLFESDDKFTKKLDTFFEMSTDVSSPKYVGVVGTLGQYVQGNQPSHHVAYLYNYSKQPWKTQQRVRQLMDMMYQSGAGGLCGNEDMGSLSSWYIFSAIGFYPVTPGIPQYSIGSPIFDEVKINLKNGKVFTVKTKNNTANNVYIKNVKLNGKKYSKNYISHNDIINGSTLVFEMSDKPNKNRGTEDSDKPYSLSK
- a CDS encoding sugar-binding domain-containing protein, with product MKGKFKLVLLLLILQISSCGKKEVSINSEVINLENNWQLTSSENINEANGRQISTLEYRTENWNNAVVPGTVMGSLVADSVIIDPYFGLNLKKIDREQFKKSWWYRNEFEIKNYIKEQHVNLRFNGINYRANLWLNGKKVANKEDFAGAFRIFSFDISKYVKPGKNVLAIELFPPDDGEYTIGFVDWNPIPPDRNMGIFREVYLEINNGVKLRSPFVASKVDIESKSDAELLIQTIVENNTDKTVEGILKADFELGNIEKEITLKPHSKNNISFTSSEFDLLKVSKIKLWWPNGMGEPNLYDLNIEFRENNKILDVVTSKYGIREVESYLNDKGNRGFKINGEFVLIRGGGWVDDLLLQDTQESIQSQIEYVKQMNLNTIRLEGIWGKDKTIYDLCDQNGILIMAGWSCQWEWQEYLLKETHEKYGGATNSEDVKLLTEYMKDQVIWLRNHPSIFVWMLGSDKLPAPNLEKNYIDIFNEYDNLRPYVTSAGGVGSESNVVAEATLISDISGPTGMKMLGPYAYTPPVYWYKDTTHGGAYGFNTETCPGPNVPPLSSLKKMIPEDKLWPQSKEDWEYHAGRNAFSTLDRYNKAIEKRYGKPESIEEYAFKAQIMNYELMRPMFEAFRVNAPESTGLIQWMLNSSWPETYWQLYDSYLQPNGAYYATKKANNPLHAVYRYGFDDIYLINERLDSIDNLKMEIKVFDKSSDIIYESIWNGSIEKSKSKFILKLPKGLSKNELYFLDLSLLNDQGEKIESNFYWLSAKRDILDYSAGKKLEWEYYTPTKQYADFTAVNNMELAHIDLSTELKQGEVNELTVKLKNTSDKIAFFIYLDLIDMNGESVLPINWSDNYISILSKDSVNLSARWKSDKTDYKVIIRGVNVETIEKTLK
- a CDS encoding SusD/RagB family nutrient-binding outer membrane lipoprotein — encoded protein: MKKVIYLILINILLSSCMDLSEVNINPNGVPEEEANPNLLMSTVLSKTSKLYLNNGFIRMAGTMQYIQEVHHTSEINNYKWKSEEWSEYYSLLRNNKKVYEIAERDNLEFHKGVALVMKSFLFGQVADFWGDAPYSQALKADLEENAAILLPEFDSQEVIYKGIISDLQEAEILLSKSKNEYKNIYDEADLYYQGDPEKWLKFANSLQLRYYMRLSEKLPEFAEQGIHNIVNNNKLIFESVEDDADMGFVGSLGSDSWPTTAEFDPDSIYFNQKQMCSTFVEKLRQLNDSRLSVWADPIKVPTVLDAEHKYSIKDTISEGVRYLWPEEFDLEMINTNSDYVGIPPSLQVSYTYNYNTDSKAPIGHNLFVSHLNIMYSGADGELLKARLMTYSEVNFILAEAAQRGWISNGENYYNLAVEASFTTWGRSGDYSDYISQPEVAFDASLERIIEQKWISLWSSAQESWFDYRRTGFPVLQAGPYAQRNVLPLRFVYGQNEVEANNENYQKALLNLVLTAESEGETDSPWSKMWLLQ